In Kiloniellales bacterium, the following are encoded in one genomic region:
- a CDS encoding IS481 family transposase: MEERLRFVARLLEGEAMSDVCRSFGISRKTGYKIFNRYKEHGLEALCDRSRRPVRYANQLPEPIERMIVRLKKEKPHWGARKIRELLVRRLAGEVRIPAKSTVHAVLDRHGLVKRARQRRNKAKGTALSAGTAPNDLWCADFKGEFKLGNRQYCYPLTVTDQASRYLLMCEALESTKEANAFTAFQRLFEERGLPGAMRTDNGLPFASPNGLYNLSKLSVWWLRLGIDIERIKPGHPQQNARHERMHLTLKKETTRPPGANSLQQQARFDDFLSEFNTERPHEALTMRCPAEAYRPSSRPYRGLPELEYPLHDREAIVTACGRICMHRKKINVSTVMAGQKLGIKEVDDGIWIVSFMHYDLGYIDLEQKTLQTVENPFGPKV, translated from the coding sequence ATGGAGGAACGCCTGCGATTTGTCGCCCGTCTGCTTGAAGGCGAGGCCATGAGCGATGTCTGCCGGTCTTTCGGGATATCCCGAAAGACCGGCTACAAGATCTTCAACCGCTACAAGGAGCACGGCCTCGAGGCGCTGTGCGACCGCTCGCGGCGGCCGGTGCGCTACGCCAACCAGCTGCCCGAGCCGATCGAGCGGATGATCGTGCGGCTCAAGAAGGAAAAACCCCACTGGGGCGCCAGGAAGATCAGGGAGCTGCTGGTCAGGCGCTTGGCCGGCGAGGTCCGGATCCCCGCCAAGAGCACGGTCCATGCCGTGCTCGACCGCCACGGCCTGGTCAAGCGCGCGCGCCAACGGCGCAACAAGGCAAAGGGCACGGCGCTTTCCGCCGGCACCGCGCCGAACGATCTCTGGTGTGCCGACTTCAAGGGCGAATTCAAGCTCGGCAATCGTCAATACTGTTACCCACTGACCGTCACCGACCAGGCCTCGCGCTACCTGCTGATGTGCGAGGCCCTGGAGTCAACCAAGGAAGCCAACGCCTTCACCGCCTTCCAGCGGCTCTTCGAGGAACGCGGCCTGCCCGGCGCCATGCGAACCGACAACGGCCTGCCCTTCGCCAGCCCAAACGGCCTCTACAACCTCTCAAAGCTCTCCGTCTGGTGGCTCAGGCTCGGCATCGACATCGAACGCATCAAGCCAGGACACCCCCAGCAGAACGCACGCCACGAGCGCATGCACCTGACCTTGAAAAAGGAAACCACCAGACCGCCCGGCGCAAACAGCCTGCAGCAGCAGGCCCGCTTCGATGACTTCCTGAGCGAATTCAACACCGAAAGACCCCACGAAGCGCTTACAATGCGGTGCCCCGCCGAGGCCTATCGGCCCTCAAGCAGACCCTATCGCGGCCTCCCCGAGCTCGAATACCCGCTCCATGACCGCGAGGCCATCGTCACAGCCTGCGGGCGCATCTGTATGCACCGAAAGAAAATCAACGTCTCGACCGTCATGGCCGGACAAAAACTCGGAATCAAGGAGGTCGACGACGGAATCTGGATCGTCAGCTTCATGCACTACGACCTGGGATACATCGACCTCGAGCAGAAAACTCTGCAAACTGTCGAAAACCCCTTCGGCCCGAAGGTGTAA
- a CDS encoding cbb3-type cytochrome c oxidase subunit I, whose amino-acid sequence MKYPTQKIALAYFACALVLFAAQVTFGLVVGYIYVDPNFLSELLPFNIARMIHTNALVVWLLLGFFGAAYYLIPEEAERDIESPKLAYAQLILLMVGASGAVIGYLFRIHEGREFLEQPLWVKLGIVVAALMFLYNVTMTVLKGRKTAVSNVLLLGLWGVALFFLFALYNPDNLTVDKIYWWYVVHIWVEGVWELVMAAVLAFLLLKLTGVDREVVEKWLYVIVALSLFTGLLGTGHHYYWIGTPAYWQWIGSIFSTLEVIPFFAMVVFAFVMVWKGSRDHPNKAALLWALGCATLAFFGAGVWGFMHTLSPVNYYTHGTQVTAAHGHLAFFGAYVSLNLAIMTYAFPYLRGREPYNQVMNMASFWLMSGGMAFMTFTLTFAGTIQTHLQRVNGEDFMSVQEQLALFYWMRLGSGVAVVVGALLFIYALAVPRREIVAPGETAGAVPAE is encoded by the coding sequence ATGAAATACCCGACCCAGAAGATAGCGCTCGCCTACTTCGCCTGCGCGCTCGTCCTCTTCGCCGCGCAGGTCACCTTCGGCCTGGTCGTCGGCTATATCTACGTCGACCCCAACTTCCTGTCCGAGCTGCTGCCGTTCAACATCGCGCGCATGATCCACACCAACGCGCTGGTGGTCTGGCTGCTGCTCGGCTTCTTCGGCGCGGCCTACTACCTGATCCCCGAGGAGGCGGAGCGTGACATCGAGTCGCCGAAACTGGCCTATGCCCAGCTCATCCTGCTGATGGTCGGCGCCTCGGGCGCGGTGATCGGCTACCTCTTCCGGATCCACGAGGGCCGCGAGTTCCTGGAGCAGCCGCTGTGGGTCAAGCTCGGCATCGTCGTCGCCGCGCTGATGTTCCTCTACAACGTCACCATGACGGTGCTGAAGGGCCGCAAGACCGCGGTTTCCAACGTGCTGCTGCTCGGCCTCTGGGGCGTCGCGCTTTTCTTCCTCTTCGCTCTCTACAACCCGGACAACCTGACCGTCGACAAGATCTACTGGTGGTACGTCGTGCACATCTGGGTCGAAGGCGTCTGGGAGCTGGTGATGGCTGCCGTCCTCGCCTTCCTCCTGCTCAAGCTGACCGGCGTCGACCGGGAGGTGGTGGAGAAGTGGCTCTACGTCATCGTCGCCCTCTCGCTCTTCACCGGGCTGCTCGGCACCGGCCACCACTACTACTGGATTGGCACGCCCGCCTACTGGCAGTGGATCGGCTCGATCTTCTCCACCCTGGAGGTCATCCCCTTCTTCGCCATGGTCGTCTTCGCCTTCGTCATGGTCTGGAAGGGGAGCCGCGACCATCCCAACAAGGCGGCGCTGCTCTGGGCCCTCGGCTGCGCCACCCTGGCCTTCTTCGGCGCCGGCGTCTGGGGCTTCATGCACACCCTGTCCCCGGTGAACTACTACACCCACGGCACCCAGGTGACCGCGGCCCATGGTCATCTCGCCTTCTTCGGCGCCTATGTTTCGCTCAACCTGGCGATCATGACCTACGCCTTCCCCTATCTGCGCGGCCGCGAGCCCTACAATCAGGTCATGAACATGGCGAGCTTTTGGCTCATGTCGGGCGGCATGGCCTTCATGACCTTCACGCTCACCTTCGCCGGCACCATCCAGACCCACCTGCAGCGGGTCAACGGCGAGGACTTCATGAGCGTGCAGGAGCAGCTCGCGCTGTTCTACTGGATGCGGCTCGGCTCCGGCGTGGCGGTGGTGGTGGGCGCTCTGCTCTTCATCTATGCTCTAGCGGTGCCGCGGCGCGAGATCGTAGCACCTGGCGAAACGGCGGGCGCGGTGCCGGCCGAGTGA
- a CDS encoding cytochrome c: MNEGLTKTQARNIFYGGSLFFLVIFVGLTVHSHLYALNTSTNNDQLTESVAAGKRVWEKHSCINCHTILGEGAYFAPEVGNVFVRYGGLDDPEGARETLRAWLVSQPSGVEGRRQMPNFNFSDQELDDLIAFLEWVSKIDTQNWPPNDAG; the protein is encoded by the coding sequence ATGAACGAAGGGCTGACCAAGACTCAGGCCCGCAACATCTTTTACGGCGGGTCGCTCTTTTTCCTCGTGATTTTCGTCGGGTTGACGGTGCATAGCCATCTCTACGCGCTCAACACCTCGACCAACAACGACCAGCTGACCGAGTCGGTCGCCGCCGGGAAGCGCGTCTGGGAAAAGCATTCCTGCATCAACTGCCATACCATCCTCGGCGAGGGGGCCTATTTCGCGCCCGAGGTCGGCAACGTCTTCGTGCGCTACGGCGGCCTGGACGACCCGGAAGGCGCGCGCGAGACGCTGAGGGCCTGGTTGGTCTCCCAGCCCTCCGGCGTCGAGGGCCGGCGGCAGATGCCGAACTTCAACTTCTCCGACCAGGAGCTCGACGACTTGATCGCCTTCCTCGAATGGGTCTCGAAGATCGACACCCAGAACTGGCCGCCGAACGACGCGGGCTGA
- a CDS encoding heme biosynthesis HemY N-terminal domain-containing protein encodes MGRALLYIAKLAVVVAVAVWLAYQPSQVSIDFMGYRIETAVGILVLAVFLVAVLATIGYRYWRLFMDAPGSIGRSFREGRRRRGYKALTQGMVAVAAGDKEEARKWARKAEVLKEEPPLTLLLAAQAAQLEGDDQAAKRYFHAMLESDETRFLGLRGCLMQALREGDQEAALDFVRRAHAMRPKTAWVLTALFDLTQATGDLEGAQQALKQAVRYKALPAPEGERKQAVVLLQQAEAARRSGDTATAQKRARAALKLAPGLVPATILLAETLIDAGRPGEAERLIERAWAGTPHPDLLRLYRVLAPGEALPRFEKIKRLTAGKPDHEASKLALAEAALDAKLWGEARRYLSAAMKAQEAESADGEPSEAVCRAMARLEELEYGDAAKARSWLVRAASARRDPAWVCGSCGAIAERWSAHCGACNAFDSLSWRRAVRVSPDALAAPDGEPPTIEAEPGRGALVPAGETPRRDLDKAIP; translated from the coding sequence ATGGGCCGCGCGCTCCTCTACATCGCCAAGCTGGCGGTCGTCGTCGCCGTCGCGGTCTGGCTCGCCTACCAGCCCAGCCAGGTCTCGATCGACTTCATGGGCTACCGCATCGAGACCGCGGTCGGCATCCTCGTGCTGGCGGTCTTCCTGGTCGCCGTGCTGGCGACCATCGGCTACCGCTACTGGCGCCTCTTCATGGACGCGCCGGGCAGCATCGGCCGCTCGTTCCGCGAAGGCCGGCGCCGGCGCGGCTACAAGGCGCTGACTCAGGGCATGGTCGCGGTCGCCGCGGGCGACAAGGAAGAGGCGCGCAAGTGGGCGCGCAAGGCCGAGGTGCTCAAGGAGGAGCCGCCGCTCACCCTGCTGCTGGCCGCCCAGGCGGCCCAGCTCGAGGGCGACGACCAGGCGGCCAAGCGCTATTTCCACGCCATGCTGGAGAGCGACGAAACCCGCTTTCTCGGTCTGCGCGGCTGTCTCATGCAGGCCCTGCGCGAGGGTGACCAGGAAGCGGCGCTCGACTTCGTCCGCCGGGCCCACGCCATGCGCCCGAAGACGGCCTGGGTGCTGACCGCGCTGTTCGACCTGACCCAGGCGACCGGCGACCTGGAAGGCGCGCAGCAAGCGCTCAAGCAGGCGGTCCGCTACAAGGCCCTGCCGGCGCCCGAGGGCGAGCGCAAGCAGGCCGTGGTCCTTCTGCAGCAGGCCGAGGCGGCCCGGCGCTCGGGCGACACGGCGACGGCGCAGAAACGGGCGCGCGCGGCGCTCAAGCTGGCGCCCGGCCTGGTGCCCGCCACGATTCTGCTGGCCGAGACGCTGATCGACGCCGGGCGGCCCGGCGAGGCCGAGCGTCTGATCGAGCGCGCCTGGGCCGGCACCCCGCACCCCGATCTGCTGCGGCTCTACCGCGTGCTCGCGCCGGGCGAGGCGCTGCCGCGCTTCGAGAAGATCAAGCGCCTGACCGCAGGCAAACCGGATCACGAGGCCAGCAAGCTGGCGCTCGCCGAGGCGGCGCTCGACGCCAAGCTCTGGGGCGAGGCCCGGCGCTACCTGAGCGCGGCCATGAAGGCCCAGGAGGCCGAGTCCGCGGACGGCGAGCCGAGCGAGGCGGTCTGCCGCGCCATGGCCCGGCTCGAGGAATTGGAGTACGGCGACGCCGCCAAGGCCCGCTCCTGGCTGGTCCGCGCCGCCTCGGCGCGGCGCGATCCCGCCTGGGTCTGCGGCAGCTGCGGTGCCATCGCCGAGCGCTGGTCGGCCCACTGCGGCGCCTGCAATGCCTTCGATTCGCTCTCCTGGCGCCGCGCCGTGCGGGTTTCGCCCGACGCCCTGGCCGCGCCGGACGGCGAGCCGCCGACCATCGAGGCCGAGCCCGGGCGCGGCGCCCTGGTCCCGGCCGGCGAGACCCCGCGCCGCGACCTGGACAAGGCGATCCCCTGA
- a CDS encoding CbbQ/NirQ/NorQ/GpvN family protein, protein MTMAALDIKEGGASPLPFYAPTADECAVFETAYRNNLPLLLKGPTGCGKTRFVAHMAAKLGLPLHTVACHDDLTAADLTGRYLLKGGETVWLDGPLTRAVRDGGVCYLDEVVEARKDVTVVLHPLTDDRRILPLDRTGEVLKAPVSFMLVVSYNPGYQNILKTLKPSTRQRFLAIDFDFPPPDREVEIVVAESGLDPERAKLLVRLAGKLRGLKGQDIEEGVSTRLVVYCATLLRDGMKIERAIEAAMIEPLSDDPETKRGLKDLMTAVIG, encoded by the coding sequence ATGACCATGGCTGCTCTCGATATCAAAGAAGGGGGCGCAAGCCCCCTTCCCTTTTATGCCCCGACGGCGGATGAGTGCGCGGTCTTCGAGACGGCCTACCGCAATAACCTGCCCTTGCTGCTCAAGGGGCCGACCGGCTGCGGCAAGACCCGTTTCGTCGCCCACATGGCGGCCAAGCTCGGCCTGCCGTTGCACACGGTGGCCTGCCACGACGACCTGACGGCGGCCGATCTTACCGGCCGCTATCTGCTGAAGGGCGGCGAGACGGTGTGGCTCGACGGCCCGCTGACCCGCGCGGTGCGCGATGGCGGGGTCTGCTATCTCGACGAGGTGGTGGAGGCGCGCAAGGACGTCACTGTCGTGCTCCATCCCCTGACGGACGACCGGCGCATCCTGCCGTTGGATCGAACCGGGGAGGTCCTCAAGGCGCCGGTCAGCTTCATGCTGGTGGTCTCCTACAATCCCGGCTACCAGAACATCCTTAAAACCCTGAAGCCCTCGACCCGGCAGCGCTTCCTGGCGATCGACTTCGACTTCCCGCCGCCCGATCGCGAGGTCGAGATTGTCGTCGCCGAGTCGGGCCTGGACCCGGAGCGCGCCAAGCTGCTGGTGCGGCTGGCCGGCAAGCTGCGCGGCCTCAAGGGCCAGGACATCGAAGAGGGGGTCTCGACCCGCTTGGTGGTCTATTGCGCCACTCTGCTGCGGGACGGCATGAAGATCGAGCGGGCGATCGAGGCGGCGATGATCGAGCCGCTTTCCGACGACCCTGAGACCAAGCGCGGCCTCAAGGATCTGATGACCGCTGTGATCGGCTGA